In Cryptomeria japonica chromosome 10, Sugi_1.0, whole genome shotgun sequence, a genomic segment contains:
- the LOC131033228 gene encoding plant cysteine oxidase 4 isoform X2, which translates to MDAIKPIDVGFDENEILRADDEAEKQTCTYMGTLKRRRLTSNTAVATSPQSLRSPRVTYVHLHECDSFSMGIFCLPKSAVIPLHDHPGMTVFSKVLYGSMHVSAYDWYDQHKDTQHFGGMKLAKPKVDTIYNESSGSTVLYPARAGNIHCFTALTSCAVLDILSPPYADGDPSYYRLHPYSGLPLKRKEQKEYEDCVWLEEIERPRSFKVNGQAYRGPIIETI; encoded by the exons ATGG ATGCAATAAAACCTATAGATGTTGGGTTtgatgaaaatgaaatactgaGAGCAGATGATGAAGCAGAGAAGCAGACTTGCACTTATATGGGCACACTCAAGAGACGAAGACTGACTAGCAATACAGCAGTTGCAACCTCCCCACAATCTCTTCGTTCTCCGCGTGTCACATACGTGCACCTTCATGAATGTGACAGTTTCTCG ATGGGAATATTTTGTCTGCCAAAATCAGCAGTAATTCCATTGCATGATCACCCTGGAATGACGGTGTTTAGCAAAGTTTTATATGGCTCAATGCACGTCTCAGCTTATGATTGGTATGACCAACATAAAGACACTCAGCATT TTGGTGGAATGAAGTTAGCCAAGCCGAAGGTGGACACTATTTATAATGAATCTAGCGGGAGCACTGTGTTATATCCAGCAAGAGCAGGGAATATACATTGTTTCACAGCTCTAACATCATGCGCAGTTTTGGATATACTGTCCCCACCTTATGCAGATGGGGATCCCTCCTACTATAGACTCCATCCTTATTCGGGCCTTCCTCTCAAAA GGAAAGAACAGAAAGAGTATGAGGATTGTGTGTGGTTGGAGGAGATAGAAAGACCACGCAGTTTCAAGGTGAATGGGCAAGCATACAGGGGCCCCATAATCGAAACTATTTGA
- the LOC131033228 gene encoding plant cysteine oxidase 4 isoform X1: MRNLSAVQRLYETCMEILSPDEVVPPPSQIERLKAVLDAIKPIDVGFDENEILRADDEAEKQTCTYMGTLKRRRLTSNTAVATSPQSLRSPRVTYVHLHECDSFSMGIFCLPKSAVIPLHDHPGMTVFSKVLYGSMHVSAYDWYDQHKDTQHFGGMKLAKPKVDTIYNESSGSTVLYPARAGNIHCFTALTSCAVLDILSPPYADGDPSYYRLHPYSGLPLKRKEQKEYEDCVWLEEIERPRSFKVNGQAYRGPIIETI, from the exons ATGAGAAATTTAAGCGCTGTGCAGAGACTTTATGAGACGTGTATGGAGATCCTGTCTCCTGACGAAGTTGTGCCTCCTCCCTCACAAATTGAAAGATTGAAGGCGGTTCTTG ATGCAATAAAACCTATAGATGTTGGGTTtgatgaaaatgaaatactgaGAGCAGATGATGAAGCAGAGAAGCAGACTTGCACTTATATGGGCACACTCAAGAGACGAAGACTGACTAGCAATACAGCAGTTGCAACCTCCCCACAATCTCTTCGTTCTCCGCGTGTCACATACGTGCACCTTCATGAATGTGACAGTTTCTCG ATGGGAATATTTTGTCTGCCAAAATCAGCAGTAATTCCATTGCATGATCACCCTGGAATGACGGTGTTTAGCAAAGTTTTATATGGCTCAATGCACGTCTCAGCTTATGATTGGTATGACCAACATAAAGACACTCAGCATT TTGGTGGAATGAAGTTAGCCAAGCCGAAGGTGGACACTATTTATAATGAATCTAGCGGGAGCACTGTGTTATATCCAGCAAGAGCAGGGAATATACATTGTTTCACAGCTCTAACATCATGCGCAGTTTTGGATATACTGTCCCCACCTTATGCAGATGGGGATCCCTCCTACTATAGACTCCATCCTTATTCGGGCCTTCCTCTCAAAA GGAAAGAACAGAAAGAGTATGAGGATTGTGTGTGGTTGGAGGAGATAGAAAGACCACGCAGTTTCAAGGTGAATGGGCAAGCATACAGGGGCCCCATAATCGAAACTATTTGA